A window of the Hordeum vulgare subsp. vulgare chromosome 5H, MorexV3_pseudomolecules_assembly, whole genome shotgun sequence genome harbors these coding sequences:
- the LOC123453016 gene encoding BTB/POZ and MATH domain-containing protein 2-like, which translates to MSSFAGVSVVEDGKLSFATASTVRTSADCGYHLLVVHGYSRTKKRGRTFNGTISYSFMLEGDSRTKKCEPRFYGIKSRPFMVGGRWWIVEYYPNGVDSDFANFISVDLHCVPDEANEEHVEAKFALSFVDEVEIQNPVYLAQREACNLSDATSWSSDRFIRRDNLELSGNLKDDSFTIRCDIMVSSCNPNGDAAATKVLLPHMCQHFEDLLHTEVGADVKFEVSGETVAAHWCVLAARSKVFMSQLFGPMKEGTTKPAVIQIKDMKATVFRALLSFIYTDSFPEMEDGGMDEDGMSQGVEQGQEKETALAKDEMRLQWLQSLLAAADRYDVQRLKFFCGKRLSEEISMSSVVSTLALAQQHHCHGLEQACFKLCGRLGIFIRGGRVVHA; encoded by the coding sequence ATGTCGTCGTTCGCCGGCGTATCAGTGGTGGAGGACGGCAAGCTATCCTTCGCCACCGCGTCGACCGTCCGTACCAGCGCAGACTGCGGGTACCACCTGCTCGTGGTCCACGGCTACTCGCGCACCAAGAAACGCGGACGCACGTTCAATGGCACCATATCTTATTCTTTCATGCTGGAAGGCGACTCGCGCACCAAGAAATGCGAACCCAGGTTCTATGGCATCAAATCTCGTCCTTTCATGGTGGGAGGCCGTTGGTGGATCGTCGAGTACTACCCCAATGGTGTCGACTCCGACTTTGCCAACTTCATTTCTGTCGATCTTCACTGTGTCCCAGACGAGGCCAACGAGGAGCATGTGGAAGCCAAGTTTGCTCTTAGTTTCGTCGACGAGGTCGAGATTCAGAATCCAGTCTACCTTGCTCAACGGGAAGCATGCAACCTCAGTGATGCTACTTCTTGGAGCAGCGACAGGTTTATCAGAAGAGACAACCTTGAACTATCAGGGAACCTAAAGGATGATTCTTTCACCATCCGCTGCGACATCATGGTCTCCTCCTGCAACCCCAATGGTGATGCCGCTGCCACCAAGGTGCTCCTGCCTCATATGTGCCAGCACTTTGAAGATCTCCTTCATACCGAGGTGGGTGCTGACGTGAAATTCGAGGTCAGCGGCGAGACGGTGGCTGCCCACTGGTGTGTGCTCGCAGCCCGGTCCAAGGTCTTCATGTCGCAGCTCTTTGGCCCCATGAAGGAGGGCACTACCAAGCCAGCTGTCATACAGATCAAAGACATGAAGGCAACAGTTTTCAGGGCTTTGCTTAGCTTCATCTACACGGACTCATTTCCCgagatggaggatggtggcatgGACGAGGACGGAATGTCACAAGGTGTGGAGCAAGGACAAGAAAAGGAGACGGCATTAGCAAAGGATGAAATGCGACTGCAATGGCTGCAAAGCTTGCTTGCAGCGGCAGACAGATATGATGTCCAACGGCTCAAGTTCTTTTGTGGAAAGCGCTTGTCTGAAGAAATAAGCATGAGTTCGGTggtgtccactcttgctctagcCCAGCAGCACCACTGCCACGGGTTAGAACAGGCGTGCTTCAAGTTATGTGGCCGGCTTGGTATTTTTATACGTGGAGGGAGAGTTGTCCATGCTTAG